A segment of the Corynebacterium liangguodongii genome:
TTCGCCCGCTCGATGCGGCAGCTCTCCCTGGAGCGCTCGACCTTCATCCTGTTTTCCTGGATGCAGGTCTTCACTGCCTCCGCGTTCGCCTTCTCGCACGGCTCCAATGACATCGCCAATGCCGTCGGCCCGTTCGCCGCGGTGCTCGACGTGCTGAAGGAAAACCAGATCGTCGAGGAGGCCGAGGTGCCGATGGCGCTCATGGTCACCGCCGGCGTCGGCCTCGTCGTTGGCCTGTGGTTCATCGGCCGCCACGTCATCGCCACCGTGGGCACCAAGCTCACCGAGATGCACCCGGCCTCTGGTTTCTCGGCGGAGCTCTCCGCCGCGGCCGTGGTGATGAGCGCCTCCCTGCTGGGCTTGCCGGTCTCCTCTACCCACATCCTCATCGGTGCCGTCTTGGGCGTCGGCATGGTCAACCGCGACGCGAACTGGGGTCTCATGCGGCAGATCGGCCTGGCGTGGGTCATCACGGTTCCGGTCTCCGCGGTCATCGGTGCGGTGGGCCTGGTGGCCCTGCGGTCGATCTTCGGCTAGCCCAGCGGCCCCATCATGGCGGCGAGGAGCGAGTCCTGGCAGAACCCGAGCCACTCTAAGAGCCTCTCGCGGTCCTGCGCCTCGGCCTCGCCGCCGCGGTCGTCCTCCGAGACGTAGAGGCGCATGTCGTTGAGCGCGGCGATGAAGCGCTGCGCCTCTTCTTCATCGATGGTAACCACGACCCCTCCGGTGGGCCCGAGCGCCTCGTTTACCACCTGCAGGTTGACAAGCTTGGCCTTGATGATGTCGTTTTCGTGGAGGCTTCTGAGCAGCCCAGACTCGCCGTCGAACTCCTCGTCGCCCTCCATCTCGAAGTCCGGCAGGAGGCGCTTGAGTTTCGGGTCCTCCGGCGGCTGCGAATGTCCGGGGCGAAGCCCCATCATCTCGGCGAGCTCATCTTTCGGTGCTGACTGCGCCCGCTGGATGAGGGCCTCAGAGACCGTCGCGGTGAGATCGCCGATGACCTCTCGCTCCAGCGGGTCGAACTTGGTGGTGAACTTCGCCCCCGCGCGCATGAGCCCCTTCTTGCGACGCCAATGCTCCATCTTCTCGCCTGTCCTCCTAACCTGCCTGTTGCATGGTCGCCCACAGCCCCGCGGTGTGAAGCTTCTTCACGTCGCCTTCGACCTTGTCTTTCTCCCCGGAGGACACGACTGCCTTGCCTTCGGTGTGGACCTGCATCATCAGTTCGTGTGCGCGCTTGCGGTCGTAGCCGAGCACGGTTTGGAAGACGTAGCTGACGTAGCTCATGAGGTTGACGGGGTCGTCCCACACGATGCACATCCAGGGGAGGTTTTCGCTCACGACGACGTCGACGTCGACGTGCTCATCGAGGTCCGGGGTGGCTACGGGCGATCCCATGGCCTGGGGAGTGATCGCAGCTAAACGATTCATGGGTACGACACTACTCGCAACCTCCTGGCCACGCCCCTCCCCGTCCGCCAGCGCGGGTAGTCTATGACGCATGGTTGATCCCGCGGCATCTTCGCACCACTCGACGGCGTTTTTGACGGACATGTACGAGCTCACCATGCTCGACGCCGCTTTTAAGGACGGCACTGCCGAGCGCCGGTGCACGTTCGAGGTCTTCGCCCGCAGGCTTGCCGATGGCCGCCGCTACGGCGTTCTCGCGGGCACCCAGCGGGTGCTCGATGCCATCTGCCACTTCCGCTTCACTGAGGAACAGCTCGACTCCGCCGATTTCCTCTCCGAGCGCGCGAAGGACTACCTGCGCAATTATCGCTTTTCCGGGCAGATCGACGGCTACCGCGAGGGCGAGATTTATTTCCCTTATTCCCCGTTGATGACGGTGCGCGGCACATTCGCCGAGTGCGTCATCTTGGAAACGGTGATTCTCTCCATCCTCAACTCCGATTCCGCGGTGGCCTCCGCCGCCTCGCGCATGGTCACCGCGGCGGAGGGCCGCCCGATCATGGAAATGGGATCGCGCCGCGCGAATGAGCGCGCCGCCGTCTCGGCCGCGCGCGCCGCCTACATCGCAGGGTTTTCCTCCACGTCGAATATGGAAGCCTCCCTGCGCTACGGCATTCCTTCTTCTGGCACTGCCGCGCACGCCTGGATGTTGTTGCACGTCGACGATGAGGGCAAGCCGGATGAAGTCGCGGCATTTCGCTCGCAGGTTGCCAGCCTCGGCGCCGACACCACGCTGCTTGTCGATACGTTCGATATCACCCAGGGCGTGAAAAACGCTCTCGCGGTCGCCGGGCCAAAGCTCGGCGCGGTGCGCATCGACTCTGGCGATCTCGGCATCGTCTCCCGGCAGGTGCGCAAGCAGCTTGACGACGCCGGGGCGATTGACACTAGGATCATCGTCTCTTCCGATCTCGACGAATTCGTCATCGCGGGCTTGCGCGGCGACCCCGTCGACAGCTTCGGCGTAGGCACATCCGTCGTCACTGGGTCCGGTAGCCCGACTGCAGGCATGGTCTACAAGCTCGTCGAGGTCGAGGGCCACCCGGTAGCCAAGCGCTCGAGCGGCAAGGTGACCTTCGGCGGGACGAAGTCCGCATTGCGTGCTTACCGCGCCTCCGGTGTGGCCGTCGCCGAACTCATCCACCCCGCGGGGGTGGAGATTCCGCGCAAGAAGTCGCTGACCTACCGGGAAATGGTCATCCCCTTGGTCCGCGACGGCAATATCGTCGAAGACCTCAATGACCTCGAGCAGACGCGAGACTACCTCGACGCCGCCCGTCGGACCCTACCGTGGGAGGGCCTTGCCCTCTCCCGCGACGAACCGGCGATTCCGAGCCGTTTCGTCGGCTTCCCCGAGCCCTCGGAGTAGGGCCATACGCGTGTGAAACACCCCACCGATAACCCGCTCATGCCGTCCACGTCGGAGCTGCTCGCCGCCGCGGTCGAGGCGCTCGGCGGTGCGCGGCGCCCTGGGCAGGTCGCCATGGCCGAGGCCGTGACCAGCGCCGTCGAGAAGGAGCGCCACCTCGCGGTGCAGGCCGGTACCGGCACTGGAAAGTCCCTGGCCTACCTCGTGCCCGCCCTGCGCCACGCTCAGGCGACCGGCTCGACGGTCGTCGTCTCCACGGCGACGATCGCGCTGCAGCGCCAGCTCATCGAACGCGACCTGCCCCGCCTCGCGGACGCCCTCGAGCCCCTGCTTGAGCGGCGGCCAACGTTTGCGATCCAAAAGGGGCGCAATAACTATGTCTGTCTGCACAAGCTCTCCGTGCCGGAGCCCGTGGAGGGCGCGACCGCGCTCATGGGCCCGCAGGACCTATCTCGACTGGGCGGCCAGGTCAAGCGGGTCCACGAGTGGGCGCAGGAATCCAAGACGGGGGATCGCGACGAGCTGGAGCCGGGGGTGCCGGACGCGGCGTGGCAGCAGGTCTCGGTGAGCTCGTCGGAGTGCCTGGGCGCCACGCGCTGCCCGCACGGGGAGGACTGCTTCGCCGAGCTTGCCCGAGAGCGCACCCGCGGCGTCGACGTGGTCGTGACCAACCACGCGCTGCTGGCAATCGATGCGCTCGCGGATACCGCGGTGCTGCCCGAGCACGACGTCGTCATCATCGACGAGGCGCACGAGCTCGACTCCCGCATTACCTCGGTGGCGACGAACGAACTCTCGGCGCGGGCGCTGACGATGGCGTCGAAACGCGCAGATAAGCTCGGCGCCGCGAAGGGTGAGCTCGCTTTGCGTGTCGACGACTTCGCGGCCGCCGTGGCCCTCGAAGAGCCCGGCCGTTGGACCACCATTTCCGAGGCCGCCCGCGGCGGCTTCGTCGCCGTGCGCGACGAGCTGTGGCGAGCCCGGGAAGCGGTAGGGAGAGCCCCGGACGGCGAATCCACCAATGACCCGGAGACCTTCGCCGAGCGCGAAAACCTCAAAAACCACCTCGAGGAACTGCACGATACCGTCGTGCGCATCCTCGAGGTCTTCGACGAGGATGACCCCTCCAAGCACACAGACGTGGTCTGGCTGACCCGCTCGGAGCGCTACGGCGACTCCGTCTCCGTCGCCCCGCTCTCCGTCGCTCCATTGTTGCGAGAGCGCCTCTTCGCCGAGCACACGGCGGTGCTCACCTCGGCGACCTTGAGTGTCGGCGGCAACGTCAAGGCCCTCGCAGCGGCATGGGGGCTGCCCGACGGGACGTGGGACAGCATGGACGTGGGCACCCCGTTTGACCCGCGGCGCAGCGGCATCCTCTACACGGCCGCACACCTTCCCCCGCCGGGACGCGACGGGCTCAGCGCGGCCGCGCTGGACGAGATCACCGAGCTCATCACCGCGGCAGGCGGGCGCACGCTCGGCCTGTTTTCCTCGCGCCGCGCCGCCGAGCAGGCCGCCGAGGTGATGCGGGAGCGGTTGCCCTTCGACATCCTGGTTCAGGGAGAGGACTCCACGGGTGCGCTGGTCGCCGCGTTTTCCGCTAGCGAGAACTCCTGCCTGTTTGGCACCCTGTCGCTGTGGCAGGGCGTGGACGTACCCGGCAGCTCGCTGTCCTTGGTCATCATCGACCGCATCCCGTTTCCCCGCCCGGACGACCCGCTGTTGCAGGCCCGCTCCAAGGCCGCCGATGCGGCGGGGCGCTCGGGCTTCATGGAGGTCTCCGCCACCCACGCCGCCCTGCTGCTGGCTCAAGGCGCGGGGCGTCTGCTGCGCTCGGTGGACGACCGCGGGGTCGTCGCCGTGCTCGATAGTCGCTTGGCGACAAAGCGCTACGGATCCTACCTGCGCCGGAGCATGCCCGATTTCTGGACGACGACCGACCCCGCCACGGTGAAGGCGGCGCTGCGCCGCCTTGTCTCGCGCGCCAACGCAGGCCCCCGGAAGCGCTAGCCTGCGCCCTGAAGCGCCACCACGGTCGTCGATCCTGGCGCGACCTCGGTAAACCCGGCGTCGATAACAGGCACCGCCCCGGGGGACGTCGCCAGCGCGGCGAAGCGCGCTCCGTCGACCTCTCGCACGCCCAGCGGGAAACCCTGCTCCGCCCACGCGCGCACCCAGGCGAGGGGGCGGTGGGCGGCGAGCAGCATCGAGGCGTGCCCGACCTGGGCGGCGGCCTTGCCCAGCGTCATCCCAAGCTCGCCGTTGACGGCAACGACGGGCGCCGAGGCGCGCAGCGGCTCAGGTTCGCGGCCCGCGGGGAGGTCCGTGCCGCTGATCTGCAGCTTCGCTATCTGCCGCGGCGGCCGGGAGACCGCGCACGGCACGAAAGCCCGGGCGTGTCCGCACGTGACACCGGGAAGTTCCTGCACCGCCTCCCACGCCGAGCCCCTGCAGCGGCGCGCGAGCTTGCGTATCCTCCCGCTATACCACCGGGCGAGCCCATCGCGCAGCTCGCCCTCCTGGCCTGCGCGCGGGTCGAGGCAGAGCATGACCACGGCCCTGGCCGCGTCCGCCAGCACGTCCTCGCGTGCGAGCCGCGCCCCGGCCTCACCCTTGGGCAGGTTGAGCACGATCGGCATGGCGAAGACGGCGGCGGCATCCTCCGGCTCGCGCCTGCCCTCCTCCAGGCAAGTGCGCAGCAGCTCGTGCGCGGCGGCGAGGCTCTCCACGTCGACTCGACGGCCTAGCTCAGCGCCACGCGGCCGTCGATGCCCGCGGCCTCGTTGGCAAAGTCGATCTCCTCGCGCGGGATGCCGAGGATGTAGAGCACCTCGTCGAGGAAGGGGTGGTTGACGCTCGCGTCGGCAACCTCCTTGAGCGCCGGCTTGGCGTTAAACGCGATTCCGAGGCCTGCCACGCCGAGCATGTCGATGTCGTTCGCGCCGTCGCCCACCGCCACGGTCTGGCGCATGGTGAGGCCGGAATCGGCTGCGAACTCCGTGAGCAGCCGCGCCTTCGCCTGTCTATCGACGACCTCCCCCACCACCTTCCCGGTGAGCTTGCCGTCAACGATCTCCAGCGTGTTCGCCCGCACGTAGTCGAGCCCGAGGTCCTCGGCAAGGCCGTCGAGGACCTGGATGAACCCGCCGGAGACGACGGCGGTGCGATACCCCATGGACTTCAGCGTGCGGATCGTCGTGCGCGCTCCCGGGGTAAGCTCGATCTCGGCGGCGACGTCGTCAATCACGGAGGCATCGAGCCCGGCGAGCGTGGCCACACGCTCGCGAAGGGACTGCTCAAAATCGAGCTCTCCACGCATCGCCCGCTCGGTCACCGCTGCGACTTCCTCCTCCCGCCCTGCGCGCGCGGCGAGCATTTCGATGACCTCGCCGGTAATGAGCGTGGAGTCGCAATCGAAGCACACGAGCCGCTTCGCGCGCCGGTGCAGGCCAGCGTGCTCCATGGCGAGGTCGACGCCGAGCTCTGTAGATAGCCCCGCGAGCGCCTCCCGGATCTTACGCCCGCCACCCGGGGAATAGTCCGGCAGGGTGACGCGCAGTTCCAACCCTGTGACAGGGTAGTCCGAGATGCCGTTGATGCGGTCGATGTTCGCCCCGAAGCCCGCCAGCAGGTGGCCGAGCCGGGAGACCTGTTCGGCCTGTACCGGGTTGCCGAGCATGACGATGACGTGAGTCGAGCGCGGGCGCGAGACCGCACCGGCAGCCTGGCCCGTCTCGATGGTGACGCGTTGGCCGAACTCCCAGAGTCCGGCGCGCAGCTCGCGCTCTAGATCAGTGAGTCCCAGCGGGTCCATGCCGACAAAGGTCGAGAGCATGAGCTGGCCGCGGAAATCGACCTGGGAGACATCAAGAAGCTGCACGCCGTGATTGGCCAGGGCGGTAAAGAACGCGGCGGAGACCCCGGGACGGTCCGGCCCCGTGGTGGTGATGACGGCGTGCTTGAGTCCTTCTTGGAGCTCTACTTCGAATGCGGGCATGAAGCGTCCTTGAATCTGTGAGTGCTAAGGCGACCGGGCGTGTGTACGAAGACCCACGCACACCGCTTATGCTACCCAACTGCTTCGGTGCCCTGTTCGACGCTAGCCCCCGCCTCTCACGTGGAGGCGGGGGCTAGCTCGTTGTCAGTCAGTGCAGCAGGTGCTTAGCTGTGCGTTCCCGCAGCCTCCTGCGCTTCGGCCTTGTTGCCTTGGGAGTCGAACTCGTGGTGCGCACCCTTGTAAGGGTCCTTACCGTGCCCGGTGTGAGCCTCGCGGCGCATCCGGCCAACCATGTGCGGGTAGTGCAGCTCGAAGGCGGGGCGCTCCGAGCGGATGCGCGGCAGGGAGGTGAAGTTGTGGCGCGGCGGCGGGCACGAGGTCGCCCACTCCAGCGAGTTGCCGTAGCCCCACGGATCGTCCACGGTAACGACCTCGCCATAGCGCCAGGACTTGAACACGTTCCAGATAAACGGCAGCATGCCGATGCCGAGGATGAACGCGCCAACGGTCGAGACCTGGTTGAGCAGGGTGAAACCATCGGTGTCGAGGTAGTCGGCGTAGCGGCGCGGCATGCCCATGTTGCCCAGCCAGTGCTGCACCAGGAAGGTCATGTTGAAGCCGATGACGGTGAACCAGAAGTGGATCTTGCCCAGCCGCTCGTCGAGCATGCGCCCAGTCATCTTCGGGAACCAGTAGTACACGCCCGCTGTGGAGGCGAACACAACCGTGCCGAACAGGGTGTAGTGGAAGTGCGCGACGACGAAGTAGGAGTCGTGCAGGTGGAAGTCCAGCGGCGGGGCGGCGAGCATGATGCCGGTCAGACCACCGAAGAGGAAGGTGAACAAAAAGCCCATTGCCCAGAGCATCGGGGTCTCGAAGGTGAGGTGGCCGTTCCAGATGGTGCCGAGCCAGTTGAAGAACTTCACGCCCGTCGGCACCGCGATGAGGAAGGTCATGAAGGAGAAGAACGGCAGCAGGATCGCGCCGGTGGCAAACATGTGGTGCGCCCACACGGCCATCGACAGCCCCGCGATGGCGAGGGTGGCGAAGACGAGGCCGATGTAGCCGAAGATCGGCTTGCGGGAGAACACCGGGACGATCTCGGAGATCACGCCGAAGAAAGGCAGCGCGAGGACGTAGACCTCGGGGTGGCCGAAGAACCAGAACAGGTGCTGCCACAGGATCGCACCGCCGTTGGCGGTGTCGTAGATGTGGCCGCCGAGCAGGCGGTCGAAGACGACGCCCATCGCCGCGGCGAGCAGCAGCGGGAAGATCATCAGAGCGATGATGGAGGTGACGAACACAGTCCAGGTGAACACGGGCATGCGGAACATCGTCATGCCCGGTGCGCGCAGGGTGAGCACCGTGGTGAGCATGTTCACGGCGGAGGCGACGGTGCCCACGCCCGTTGCGCCCACGCCGACGATCCACAGGTTCGCGGAGACGGACGGGGTGTGCGTTGCATCGGCCAGCGGCATATACATGGTCCAGCCGAAGTCGGCCGCGCCGCCCGGAGTGAGGAACCCCGCAAGCATGGCGATGATGCCGACCTGGGTGATCCAGAACCCAAACGCGTTGAGGCGCGGGAAGGAGACGTCGGGCGCGCCGATCTGCAGCGGGAGGACGTAGTTGGCGAAGCCCCAGACGATCGGGGTACCAAACGCCAGCAGCATCACCGTGCCGTGGATGGTAAACAGCTGGTTGAACTGCTCATTGGAGAGGAACTGAAGACCGGGGCTGAACAGCTCAGCGCGGATCAGCAGCGCCATGAGGCCGGCCACGAAGAACCAGATAAAGGACATGATGATGTACAAAATGCCCAGTTCTTTGTGGTCGGTCGTGGTCAGTAACTTGTAGAACTTCGAGCCCTTGCGAGCGTTGCCCGTCGGTTCGGGACGAGCGGGCGGGACGTACGAGTCCACCCTCGGCGCCACTGCGGTCATGCGATCCTCCTGACTGACGGCGCCCCGGCCTTCCGCCCCTTCGCTCCCGCGGGGAGCATTGGGCGGAAATAGAGGCACCACAACTGATACCGGATCATCATAAGCCACCAGCGACGCGAATTTCCAGCCCCGCAGGGGTACGCTCCCACCCGCCGTCCATCGCACCCCCATGCAGGGGCCCGGGTGCGCGGGTGCGCGGGGCAAACCCCGGCGGGTGGGTCGAGCGGTGCGCTCGATCTCACACCCGGCGGGGGTAGCACCACCCCACCCTTCGGCCGGTGCGCAGCTGTCTAGAAGTCCCAGTCCTCGTCGAGGGTGTCTTCGGCCTTGCCGATGACGTAGGAGGAGCCCGAACCGGAGAAGAAGTCGTGGTTCTCGTCCGCGTTGGGCGACAGGGACGCCAGGATAGCCGGGGAGACCCGCGTCTCGTCTTGGGGGAACAGCCCCTCGTAGCCGAGGTTGTTGAGAGCCTTGTTGGCGTTGTAGCGCAAGAAGCGCTTCACGTCCTCGGTCCACCCCAGCGGGTCGTAGAGGTCCTCGGTGTACTGGGTCTCGTTTTCATAGAGATCGTAGAGCAGATCGAAGGTGCATTCCTTCAGCTCGTCGCGCTCGCCCTGGGTTAGCTCGGCCACCCCGCGCTGGTACTTGTAGCCGATGTAGTAGCCGTGTACCGCTTCGTCGCGGATGATGAGCCGGATGATATCTGCAGTATTGGTGAGCTTGGAGTGCGCCGACCAGTACATCGGCAGGTAGAACCCGGAGTAGAAGAGGAACGACTCGAGCAGCGTGGAGGCGACCTTCTTTTTGTGAGGGTTGCCACCCTCGTAGTAGCTCAGGATGATCTTCGCCTTGCGCTGTAGGTTGGGGTTTTCCTCCGACCAGCGGAACGCGTCGTTGATGGAGGGTGTGTCCGCCAACGTCATAAAGATGTTGGAGTAGCTCTTTGCGTGGACGGACTCCATAAACGCGATGTTGGTGTAGACCGCTTCCTCGTGCAGCGTCTTGGCGTCCGGTAGCAAGGAGACTGCCCCGACAGTGCCCTGGATGGTATCGAGCAGGGTCAGGCCGGTGAAAACCCGCATCGTAGCGGTCTGCTCGTAGTCCGTCAGCGTGCGCCACGAAGGAATGTCGTTGGACACCGGGACCTTCTCCGGCAGCCAGAAGT
Coding sequences within it:
- a CDS encoding ATP-dependent DNA helicase, with protein sequence MPSTSELLAAAVEALGGARRPGQVAMAEAVTSAVEKERHLAVQAGTGTGKSLAYLVPALRHAQATGSTVVVSTATIALQRQLIERDLPRLADALEPLLERRPTFAIQKGRNNYVCLHKLSVPEPVEGATALMGPQDLSRLGGQVKRVHEWAQESKTGDRDELEPGVPDAAWQQVSVSSSECLGATRCPHGEDCFAELARERTRGVDVVVTNHALLAIDALADTAVLPEHDVVIIDEAHELDSRITSVATNELSARALTMASKRADKLGAAKGELALRVDDFAAAVALEEPGRWTTISEAARGGFVAVRDELWRAREAVGRAPDGESTNDPETFAERENLKNHLEELHDTVVRILEVFDEDDPSKHTDVVWLTRSERYGDSVSVAPLSVAPLLRERLFAEHTAVLTSATLSVGGNVKALAAAWGLPDGTWDSMDVGTPFDPRRSGILYTAAHLPPPGRDGLSAAALDEITELITAAGGRTLGLFSSRRAAEQAAEVMRERLPFDILVQGEDSTGALVAAFSASENSCLFGTLSLWQGVDVPGSSLSLVIIDRIPFPRPDDPLLQARSKAADAAGRSGFMEVSATHAALLLAQGAGRLLRSVDDRGVVAVLDSRLATKRYGSYLRRSMPDFWTTTDPATVKAALRRLVSRANAGPRKR
- a CDS encoding nicotinate phosphoribosyltransferase, whose product is MVDPAASSHHSTAFLTDMYELTMLDAAFKDGTAERRCTFEVFARRLADGRRYGVLAGTQRVLDAICHFRFTEEQLDSADFLSERAKDYLRNYRFSGQIDGYREGEIYFPYSPLMTVRGTFAECVILETVILSILNSDSAVASAASRMVTAAEGRPIMEMGSRRANERAAVSAARAAYIAGFSSTSNMEASLRYGIPSSGTAAHAWMLLHVDDEGKPDEVAAFRSQVASLGADTTLLVDTFDITQGVKNALAVAGPKLGAVRIDSGDLGIVSRQVRKQLDDAGAIDTRIIVSSDLDEFVIAGLRGDPVDSFGVGTSVVTGSGSPTAGMVYKLVEVEGHPVAKRSSGKVTFGGTKSALRAYRASGVAVAELIHPAGVEIPRKKSLTYREMVIPLVRDGNIVEDLNDLEQTRDYLDAARRTLPWEGLALSRDEPAIPSRFVGFPEPSE
- a CDS encoding DUF2017 domain-containing protein; this translates as MEHWRRKKGLMRAGAKFTTKFDPLEREVIGDLTATVSEALIQRAQSAPKDELAEMMGLRPGHSQPPEDPKLKRLLPDFEMEGDEEFDGESGLLRSLHENDIIKAKLVNLQVVNEALGPTGGVVVTIDEEEAQRFIAALNDMRLYVSEDDRGGEAEAQDRERLLEWLGFCQDSLLAAMMGPLG
- the serB gene encoding phosphoserine phosphatase SerB, with product MPAFEVELQEGLKHAVITTTGPDRPGVSAAFFTALANHGVQLLDVSQVDFRGQLMLSTFVGMDPLGLTDLERELRAGLWEFGQRVTIETGQAAGAVSRPRSTHVIVMLGNPVQAEQVSRLGHLLAGFGANIDRINGISDYPVTGLELRVTLPDYSPGGGRKIREALAGLSTELGVDLAMEHAGLHRRAKRLVCFDCDSTLITGEVIEMLAARAGREEEVAAVTERAMRGELDFEQSLRERVATLAGLDASVIDDVAAEIELTPGARTTIRTLKSMGYRTAVVSGGFIQVLDGLAEDLGLDYVRANTLEIVDGKLTGKVVGEVVDRQAKARLLTEFAADSGLTMRQTVAVGDGANDIDMLGVAGLGIAFNAKPALKEVADASVNHPFLDEVLYILGIPREEIDFANEAAGIDGRVALS
- the nrdF gene encoding class 1b ribonucleoside-diphosphate reductase subunit beta produces the protein MTEEYDNYLRAHEAPVRAINWNTIPDDKDLEVWDRLTGNFWLPEKVPVSNDIPSWRTLTDYEQTATMRVFTGLTLLDTIQGTVGAVSLLPDAKTLHEEAVYTNIAFMESVHAKSYSNIFMTLADTPSINDAFRWSEENPNLQRKAKIILSYYEGGNPHKKKVASTLLESFLFYSGFYLPMYWSAHSKLTNTADIIRLIIRDEAVHGYYIGYKYQRGVAELTQGERDELKECTFDLLYDLYENETQYTEDLYDPLGWTEDVKRFLRYNANKALNNLGYEGLFPQDETRVSPAILASLSPNADENHDFFSGSGSSYVIGKAEDTLDEDWDF
- a CDS encoding aminoacyl-tRNA hydrolase, with translation MESLAAAHELLRTCLEEGRREPEDAAAVFAMPIVLNLPKGEAGARLAREDVLADAARAVVMLCLDPRAGQEGELRDGLARWYSGRIRKLARRCRGSAWEAVQELPGVTCGHARAFVPCAVSRPPRQIAKLQISGTDLPAGREPEPLRASAPVVAVNGELGMTLGKAAAQVGHASMLLAAHRPLAWVRAWAEQGFPLGVREVDGARFAALATSPGAVPVIDAGFTEVAPGSTTVVALQGAG
- the clpS gene encoding ATP-dependent Clp protease adapter ClpS: MGSPVATPDLDEHVDVDVVVSENLPWMCIVWDDPVNLMSYVSYVFQTVLGYDRKRAHELMMQVHTEGKAVVSSGEKDKVEGDVKKLHTAGLWATMQQAG
- the ctaD gene encoding cytochrome c oxidase subunit I; this encodes MTAVAPRVDSYVPPARPEPTGNARKGSKFYKLLTTTDHKELGILYIIMSFIWFFVAGLMALLIRAELFSPGLQFLSNEQFNQLFTIHGTVMLLAFGTPIVWGFANYVLPLQIGAPDVSFPRLNAFGFWITQVGIIAMLAGFLTPGGAADFGWTMYMPLADATHTPSVSANLWIVGVGATGVGTVASAVNMLTTVLTLRAPGMTMFRMPVFTWTVFVTSIIALMIFPLLLAAAMGVVFDRLLGGHIYDTANGGAILWQHLFWFFGHPEVYVLALPFFGVISEIVPVFSRKPIFGYIGLVFATLAIAGLSMAVWAHHMFATGAILLPFFSFMTFLIAVPTGVKFFNWLGTIWNGHLTFETPMLWAMGFLFTFLFGGLTGIMLAAPPLDFHLHDSYFVVAHFHYTLFGTVVFASTAGVYYWFPKMTGRMLDERLGKIHFWFTVIGFNMTFLVQHWLGNMGMPRRYADYLDTDGFTLLNQVSTVGAFILGIGMLPFIWNVFKSWRYGEVVTVDDPWGYGNSLEWATSCPPPRHNFTSLPRIRSERPAFELHYPHMVGRMRREAHTGHGKDPYKGAHHEFDSQGNKAEAQEAAGTHS